In Pyrodictium occultum, the genomic window CGTGAAGACAGGCCATGCCAGTAGGACCAGCAGGCCGTGGAGCTACCCGAACAGGATAACCTTCGGCGTCGGCCTCACAGAGGCGCCCCGCGGCACTGTGAGGCACTGGGTCGTACAGAAGGCCGGCAGGACTCTCAACATACAGATACACGCTCCCACAACCGGTAATGTGAGCCCGCAGGACAAGTGGGGCTACAGCCCCTTCGAGCAGAGCGCTATCAACACCTACGTTACAGAGGAGGTTAAGCCAGAGGATTGGACCGGCCTAGACTTCGTGAGGGCGATAAGGAGCTTCGACCCCTGCCTGGCGTGCGCCGCCCACATACAGCTCGTAAGAGACGGGAAGACTATAAAGACCGTCAAGAAGATAATAACCTCAGCCCACTACAGCTAAGGCCTCCTACGGTTTCTCTCACCGCTCCAGTATCATCGATCATCCATGTTCATATTTTTATCCGCCCCTCTCCTCTGGCGGCGTAACACTGTATTGCGCCTGGGCCTCCGGACCCCCTGCGGGCATCCGGGGGTTGCCTGCCGGCCCTGGCTCTCGTGGATAGGGTGTGGCTCCGGGATGGGCGCTGCAGGGAGTGTTTCAGATGATAGGCAGCTGGCTGATTATGCTGTAGAAGTTTTCCGGGAAGCTGTTAGGAGGGGCTTCCCCGCTCACGCGAAGAGGCTTACAGCCGACTCTATCCTAGTCCGCACCCGCCACGGCAAGGCTGCGCTCTTCGCAAGTACTATAGATGCTGGCGACGGCTCCTACTACCTTGCGCTTGCGGCGGAGAAGTACAGCATCTGGGGGGTGCGCGTCGCGAGGATAGCAGGCGGCAGGATTGTGGAGGTTAACGTGCACCTCGTCCCCAGCGCTGTAGGCCAGCACGCGGTGCTAATGTCTACCTTCGAGGTGGATGTCTGGCATAAGAGGCTCGCGCTGATGGGCAAGGCTGTGCCCGTGGACGATGCTCCCCCGGCGCTGCGGCCCCTCGTCGAGCTTGGCGGCGAGGTGAGGTTTCTCAGGGATACCATGGACTACTTCGCCGTGGTTGAGGGCGTGGTGCCGGCCTGGTACAACGAGGTCACGGGAAGGCTTGATGACGCGAGGGAGTGGCAGAAGGCTATGGGCGTTCTCCCCGAAGGTCTTCTCGGGGTTGAGCTAGGCTAGCGCCACCCCCCTCCGGGGAGGGGAGGAGCGCTGCTTGTATGCTCAGCACCCCCCGGAGCCTAGCCAGGTGCTTGTAGAGGCTTTTCACGCGCCCGCCCTCGCCTCGGACAGCTATTATATAGAGGATATAGCCCGGCGAGGCTATAATAAGGGTGGCCGAGTGGACCACGTCGCTGTACTCGCTGAGGAGCCGCTGGAGGCTGGATGCGAGGGCCTCATTGGACTTCGGCGCTAGTAGCTGGAGGGTCCCGCTCACCCTGCCCCGGTGACTCCACCACCTGTTGAACGCTATGAAGAGCTCGACGGCGTCCCTTATAGCCCTGGACACGCTCGTGTACCCCATGTTTCGCGATACCTCGAGCAGCTGCTGGTATACGTGGTCGGGCAGCGCCACCCCGGTCTTGACCACCACTCCTCCGGGCACCCCCGCGGGCGGGTTCCCAGGCAAGCCTAAATACCGGGTATGGCGCTGCCGCCCGGCTATGGGGCTGTGAAGACGGATTATCGGGCCGACGGATGGGGAGAGTACCCTCTGGCAGAGCCCTCCCCCGCCTCCTCGGGGCCCTGGAGCCTTCTGGGGATGCGGCATTGCCTGCAAGACCCATACTGGAGCTGGTGAACGTCACTAAGGCCTACCGGGTCGGGGAGACGGTGACCTGGGGCCTCCGGGGGCTTAGCCTCCGCATCTACCCTGGCGAGTTCATCTCGGTCATGGGCCCCAGCGGCTCGGGCAAGACGACGCTGCTCAACATAGCGGGGCTCCTAGACCGGCCGACAAGCGGCAAGGTCTACATAGACGGGCTCGACGTCTCGAGGCTGCGGGACCGGGAGCTCGCAAGGCTGAGGAACAAGTACATAGGCTTCGTGTTCCAGCAGTTCAATCTGATAAACAGGCTCACAGTGCTAGAGAACATAGAGCTGCCCCTTATCCCCCGCGGCGTGCCGAGGCACGAGCGCCGGAAGAAGGCGGAGGAGGCGCTGGTCAGCGTTGGGGGAGACCCCTCCTGGCTCCCCAAGAAGCCCCTTCAGCTCAGCGGCGGCCAGCAGCAGCGCGTCGCCATAGCCCGGGCGATAGTCGGCGAGCCCCTGATACTGCTTGCAGACGAGCCCACCGGAGCCCTGGATAGGAGGACTGCAAAGCGCGTTGTGAATACCTTCATCTCCCTTAATAAACGTGGCCAGACGATAGTTGTCGTCACCCATGATCCCGAGGTCGCCAACTGCACGCACAAGATATACATGATACGCGACGGCAACATAGTGGAGGTTGTGGAGCCAGACATCTCCAGGTGTATAATCAACACAGTACGCTAGCGCGCCGCACGGGAGCCCGAAACCCCTTGATTTATACCCGGGTGCCGGGTGGGGAAAGCCTAGGAGGCGGCTACATGCATCGCATCCGTGCGGCGCTGGTAGTCTTAGCTGCTGCCGTGGCGCTGCTGCTCCTAGCTCCAGCCCTCCCTAAGGCCTCTGCCGCCCAGGCCCCCATAGGCTTCGAGCTAATAGCAGAGAGCTTCACCCGTCCCGGGGGAGGCCCGCCGATAGCCGGAGAGGACGCGCTCCTCCATATAGAATGGCTTCACGAGGGCTACCTGGCTGCCGACAGCGTCTACGCCGTTATAAGTCTCCCAGAGGGCTTCTCGCCCCAAAGGCTTGTGGTGCACCTCGGCCCCTCCCATCCCGGCGACATACTAGTAGTTGAGAAAACTGTTAGGATTGTGAATGCAGCGCCCGGGGTCTACACGGCAAACGTTACCCTCCACGCTGTAGCCGGCAGCGCCTCATACGAGTTCAACTACACGCTACGGCTCCAGGTGTCCCTATGCCCTCCAGGGCTAACCGTCTCCGCCAGGCTCACCCCGTTCAGCTACCCAGGCTCCAATAATGTGCGGCTAAGAGTGACCCTTGATAACAAGGGCCCCGGGGAGGTGAGTAATGCCACCCTATCCATCCAGCTCCCCAGGGGCTGGTGGCCCCGCGGCAACGAATCCTGGAGCATCGATAGGCTAGGCGTCAACGAGTCCTCGAGCCACGAGGTTACAGGGGTCTACGTTCCGGCCTGGGTGAGCCCCGGCGTCTACTACGCAAAGCTCTACATGGACTACTACTGCACAATCGACAACACAACTAGGCATGTAGAGTACAGGCTCCCCCTCCCCATCCGCGTGGATGAGCCGGAGCAGATGCGTGTCGAGCCCCTCCTGCTAGGCTGGGCCTGGGGTGCCGCCTACCCCGGCGAGGCCTCCACGCCCATAGGGATAGTCCTTGTGAACAGGGAGCCCTACACGGTCACGGGGCTCGTCGCGGTCCTCCAGCTCCCTCAGGGTATGAGCATAGCCGGCGGCAGCGAGAGAGTATACCGGACCGCCCTCAGCAACCTGGCAGCCGGCTACGGCGACACGATAACGCTTACCCCGAGGGTCGACGTGGACGGGAGCCTGGCGCCCGGAGTCTACAACGCGAGCCTGCAGCTCATCTTCACCGTGTCCTGGCAGGGCGCCACCACCACGCTGCCCGCCGTCTTCAACTTCAGCCTCCCGGTGGCTAGCCCTGCGTCGCTGAAGGCCAAGATCCTCTATGCTGGCTGGAGTGACGGCTACGCCTACCCCGGAGAGGTCTCGGCACCCCTACGCGTAGCTGTGGAGAACCTGGAGGACGCCACGGTGACCGACGCGGTACTGACAATCCAGCTGCCCCAGGGTATAACCTGGAGAGGCCAGCAAACAGCCAGAATCACCGCGGGCAACCTAGCGGCCGGCTATGGGGGCGTGGTAGAGCTCTCGACGGCTCTAGACATTTCGCCCCGCCTCCCGCCGGGCCGCTATACGGCAAACGCCACCCTGGTCCTGGTGCTCAGGAGGAGCGATAACAGTGTGGCCGTTAAGTCTATGAAAATACCCTTAGTGCTCATCATCAGCCCTAAGCGCGCAGAGAGGGTGGAGATTGTCTCGGCCCGCTGGGCCACCTGGGTCACCGGCGACAAGGCGTACTCGGCGACCCTTGATCTAAGCATAGGCTACTGGGGCCACGGCACTCTCCGCTACCTAGTCGTTGAGGCTAGGCCCCTGAGGGGCGCCGCGCTGAGGGCGGGGAAGCCCAGCGCCACTGTGGTCCAGAGGCTCGACCTCGCCCCAGGCGATATAGCCTCAATATCCATACCCGGGGTGAGCATAGCCGGTAACGCTACTAGGGTGGTGATGGCTCTCAACGTGACTGCGGTCATCTCCTCGCCCGGCGGCGGCGTCTACAATATATCAGCCCGGAGGATCATAGAGCTTAGCCCGCTTCGCGAGCAGCCCCTCCGCCTAGGCTACGTTGATGTGGCGACCGCCCACCTGGTCCCCTCCTCGAGCAACGTAGAGGTGGACGTGGGGATAGCTAACACTGCACCGGAGCAGGTAACTATACTCTCCGCCAGCCCTGGCAGCGTCCCCGGCGTAGAGGCCCGGCTCGTCGGGGGCGACTGCCTGACAGCAGGCGTGGCCCCCGGCTCCGTCTGCACCCTCCGGCTCGAGGTGAACGTCTCCAGCAGCGCTAGGCCCGGGGCATACAGTGTGCCGCTCACCATATGGTACAGCTACCACGGCGAAGCCGGCACCGTGGTCACCGGCCGCCAGGAGGTAACGGTGCCCCTCGTAGTGGAGCCGGTGGGCGACTATGCCCCAAGGCTGCTGGTGGCCAGGGCCTACCCTGCCACAGCTCCCGGCACAGCCCCGGTACACGTCTACCCCGGCGACGAGGCTGTGCCGCTACAGATCGAGGTATACAACCCAGGCCGCTACCAGGCCACCGGCGTGCTGGTCCGGCTAAAGCCCCTCGACCAGAGGGTAGAGGTGGCTAGCCAGCCCCAGGCCTGCAACGCCCTCGCTCCAGGCTCCTCGTGCACGGTCACAGCCTACCTCCGCGTAGCCCCCGGCGCACAGCCCGGCCCCCACCGCCTGGAGGTAACGATAAGCTACATATTCACCGGGTTCAACGCCCACGTGGTGGTAGAGTCCAGGAGGAACATAACCCTGGTAGTTGACGACCCGAACAAGGCCGTGTACCTGCTTGACGCGGGCTGGCTCTACACGCCGAGGCCGGGCACCAGGACAGCAGTACTCCTCCTCCGCGTCTACACAGACCCCTCCAGGGCCGCCCGCATATCATCCATAGTGGTCAAGCTCCCGCCGGGTCTCTTTAACCCCCAGACTGGCGGGGACATGGTGGTGGCGGTCCCGGAGGCCGAGGCGCTAGCGCAGCTCCCGCCGGGCTCCGCAGGGGGACGCAGCCCCGGGGTTAACCTGGAAAGGCTGCTCAACAGAGTGAGCGGCGCCGCCCTGGCAGGAGAGGCCGAGGTTTATGTAGCGCAGGTAGGCGTCAATACCACTAGGCCTGGCAGCGCG contains:
- a CDS encoding CopG family ribbon-helix-helix protein, which translates into the protein MPGGVVVKTGVALPDHVYQQLLEVSRNMGYTSVSRAIRDAVELFIAFNRWWSHRGRVSGTLQLLAPKSNEALASSLQRLLSEYSDVVHSATLIIASPGYILYIIAVRGEGGRVKSLYKHLARLRGVLSIQAALLPSPEGGGASLAQPREDLRGERP
- a CDS encoding ABC transporter ATP-binding protein, with amino-acid sequence MPARPILELVNVTKAYRVGETVTWGLRGLSLRIYPGEFISVMGPSGSGKTTLLNIAGLLDRPTSGKVYIDGLDVSRLRDRELARLRNKYIGFVFQQFNLINRLTVLENIELPLIPRGVPRHERRKKAEEALVSVGGDPSWLPKKPLQLSGGQQQRVAIARAIVGEPLILLADEPTGALDRRTAKRVVNTFISLNKRGQTIVVVTHDPEVANCTHKIYMIRDGNIVEVVEPDISRCIINTVR